A section of the Rhodobacter sp. genome encodes:
- a CDS encoding glutamate--tRNA ligase — MSAPVVTRFAPSPTGFLHIGGARTALFNWLYARGRGGRFLLRIEDTDRARSTPEATAAILSGLTWLGLDWDGEAISQFERAPRHAKVARAMMERGHAYKCFSTQDEIESFREAARAEGRSTLFQSPWRDADPATHPDAPYVIRLKAPRDGETVIEDAVQGRVVFRNDQLDDMVCLRSDGTPTYMLAVVVDDHDMGVTHVIRGDDHLNNAARQSQVYHAMGWDLPQFAHIPLIHGEDGKKLSKRHGALGVEDYQRMGYPAAAIRNYLARLGWSHGDDEFFSDAQATQWFDLGGIGRAPARLDLKKLDHLTALHFSVMDDAAALHELEAFLAATEAPPLTPAQRDGLLRAMPQLKDKAKGFGQILERAHFVLTARPILPDEKAARLLDSVSRRILGELTPHLQNASWDRERLEAIVGESAAQHGLGLGKLAQPLRAALAGRTVSPSVFDMMIVLGRNETLARLTDAANGG; from the coding sequence ATGTCAGCCCCCGTCGTCACCCGCTTCGCCCCCTCGCCGACGGGGTTCCTGCACATCGGCGGCGCGCGGACGGCGTTGTTCAACTGGCTCTACGCGCGCGGACGGGGCGGTCGGTTCCTGCTGCGCATCGAAGACACCGATCGCGCCCGCTCGACCCCCGAGGCCACGGCGGCGATCCTGTCCGGACTGACCTGGCTGGGCCTCGACTGGGATGGCGAGGCGATCAGCCAGTTCGAACGCGCCCCCCGCCACGCCAAGGTCGCGCGCGCCATGATGGAACGCGGCCATGCCTACAAATGCTTCTCGACCCAGGACGAGATCGAGTCGTTCCGCGAGGCCGCCCGCGCCGAGGGGCGCAGCACGCTGTTCCAAAGCCCCTGGCGCGACGCCGACCCCGCGACGCACCCCGATGCGCCTTATGTGATCCGCCTGAAGGCCCCGCGCGACGGGGAAACAGTGATCGAGGATGCCGTTCAGGGGCGCGTCGTGTTTCGCAACGACCAACTCGACGACATGGTTTGTTTACGCTCTGATGGCACACCCACCTACATGCTGGCCGTGGTCGTGGACGATCACGACATGGGCGTGACGCATGTGATCCGGGGGGACGACCATTTGAACAACGCGGCGCGGCAATCGCAGGTCTATCACGCGATGGGCTGGGACCTGCCGCAATTCGCCCATATCCCCCTGATTCATGGCGAGGACGGCAAGAAGCTGTCCAAACGCCACGGCGCCCTAGGGGTCGAGGATTACCAGCGCATGGGCTATCCGGCGGCGGCGATCCGCAACTATCTGGCACGCCTGGGCTGGAGCCATGGCGACGACGAGTTCTTCTCGGATGCGCAGGCGACGCAATGGTTCGACCTGGGGGGAATCGGCCGCGCGCCGGCCCGACTGGACCTGAAAAAGCTGGACCATCTGACGGCGCTACACTTCTCGGTGATGGATGACGCCGCGGCGCTGCATGAACTTGAGGCATTTCTGGCCGCGACCGAGGCTCCGCCCTTGACCCCGGCGCAGCGCGACGGGCTGCTGCGCGCCATGCCCCAACTGAAAGACAAGGCCAAAGGCTTTGGTCAAATCCTTGAAAGGGCTCACTTTGTCTTGACCGCGCGGCCGATCCTGCCGGACGAGAAAGCGGCGAGGCTGCTGGATTCTGTATCCCGTCGTATACTGGGCGAATTGACGCCGCATCTGCAAAATGCTAGCTGGGACCGCGAGAGACTCGAAGCCATCGTGGGCGAATCCGCCGCGCAACACGGCCTCGGACTCGGCAAGCTTGCCCAGCCGTTGCGGGCGGCGCTGGCCGGTCGGACCGTGTCGCCAAGCGTGTTCGACATGATGATTGTTCTGGGACGCAATGAGACCCTGGCGCGGCTCACGGATGCCGCAAACGGGGGTTGA
- a CDS encoding HAD family hydrolase, producing MWSGPRNLSTAMMYAFAARGDCAVTDEPFYAAYLATTGFDHPMRAEVLASQPRDPGAVRLTGAAPGGAALWYQKHMTQHMLPQMPLDWMDDCRHAFLIRHPVRVVASYVRKRESPDLAELGFARQRALFERIAARTGRVPPVVDSGDIRAAPEPMLRALCAALDIPFTERMLHWPAGPKAFDGVWAPVWYQSVHASSGFDAAEGPLPVLSGDYARLAEGAMADYTALSSHRLRGV from the coding sequence GCGCGGTGACGGACGAACCCTTTTACGCGGCCTATCTGGCAACGACCGGCTTCGACCATCCGATGCGCGCGGAGGTGCTGGCCAGCCAGCCGCGCGACCCGGGCGCGGTGCGGTTGACCGGGGCGGCGCCGGGGGGGGCGGCGCTATGGTATCAAAAGCACATGACCCAACACATGCTGCCGCAGATGCCGCTGGACTGGATGGACGACTGCCGCCACGCGTTCCTGATCCGGCATCCGGTGCGGGTGGTGGCGTCCTATGTCCGCAAACGCGAATCGCCGGACCTGGCGGAACTGGGCTTTGCCCGGCAGCGCGCGCTGTTCGAGCGGATCGCCGCGCGGACGGGACGGGTGCCGCCGGTGGTGGATTCAGGGGATATCCGCGCCGCGCCGGAGCCGATGCTGCGCGCGCTCTGCGCGGCGCTGGACATCCCGTTTACCGAGCGGATGTTGCATTGGCCCGCGGGGCCCAAGGCCTTTGATGGGGTCTGGGCGCCGGTCTGGTATCAGTCGGTTCATGCCTCGAGCGGGTTCGACGCGGCCGAGGGGCCGTTGCCCGTGTTGTCGGGCGACTATGCGCGCCTGGCCGAGGGGGCGATGGCCGATTACACGGCGCTTTCCAGCCATCGGTTGCGCGGGGTGTAG
- the gltA gene encoding citrate (Si)-synthase produces the protein MVESKRSATLTVGDTSLELPIYSPTAGPDVLDIRKLYAQGDVFTYDPGFTSTASCSSTITYIDGDKGELLYRGYPIEQLADKSHHLEVCYLLLYGELPTAQQMIDFETRVTKHTMVHEQMQYFFRGFRRDAHPMATMVGVVGAMSAFYHDSTDINDEWQREVAAIRMIAKIPTIAAMAYKYSIGQPFVYPKNSLDYAGNFLHMCFAVPAEDYVVDPILAKAMDRIMMLHADHEQNASTSTVRLAGSSGANPFACIAAGIACLWGPAHGGANQACLEMLREIGTVDRIPEFIARAKDKNDPFRLMGFGHRVYKNFDPRAKVMKESADEVLDLLGIHDNETLKVAKELERIALEDPYFIDKKLYPNVDFYSGIILEAMGFPTSMFTPIFALSRAVGWIAQWKEMISDPELKIGRPRQLYTGAPRRDYQDVESR, from the coding sequence ATGGTCGAATCCAAGAGAAGTGCAACACTCACGGTTGGCGATACCTCGCTGGAGTTGCCGATCTATTCGCCGACCGCAGGGCCGGATGTCCTGGACATCCGCAAACTCTATGCCCAGGGCGATGTGTTCACCTACGACCCCGGGTTCACCTCGACCGCCAGCTGTTCCTCGACCATCACCTATATCGACGGCGACAAGGGCGAACTGCTCTATCGCGGCTATCCGATCGAGCAACTTGCGGACAAGTCGCACCACCTCGAGGTGTGCTACCTGCTGCTCTACGGGGAACTGCCCACCGCCCAGCAGATGATCGACTTCGAGACCCGTGTCACCAAGCACACGATGGTCCACGAACAGATGCAGTATTTCTTCCGCGGTTTCCGCCGTGACGCGCACCCGATGGCGACCATGGTCGGCGTCGTCGGTGCCATGTCGGCCTTTTACCACGATTCGACCGACATCAACGACGAATGGCAGCGCGAGGTCGCGGCGATCCGCATGATCGCCAAGATTCCGACGATCGCCGCCATGGCCTACAAGTATTCGATCGGCCAGCCCTTCGTCTATCCGAAGAACTCGCTCGATTATGCCGGCAACTTCCTGCACATGTGCTTTGCCGTCCCGGCCGAGGATTACGTCGTCGATCCGATCCTCGCCAAGGCGATGGACCGCATCATGATGCTGCACGCCGACCACGAGCAGAACGCCTCGACCTCGACCGTGCGCCTGGCCGGATCGTCGGGCGCCAACCCCTTCGCCTGCATCGCCGCCGGCATCGCGTGCCTCTGGGGCCCGGCCCATGGCGGCGCCAACCAGGCCTGCCTGGAAATGCTGCGCGAGATTGGCACCGTCGATCGCATCCCCGAATTCATCGCCCGCGCCAAGGACAAGAACGACCCCTTCCGCCTGATGGGATTCGGGCATCGGGTCTACAAGAACTTCGACCCGCGCGCCAAGGTGATGAAGGAATCGGCCGACGAGGTGCTGGACCTTCTCGGCATCCACGACAACGAGACGCTCAAGGTCGCCAAGGAACTTGAACGCATCGCGCTGGAAGACCCCTATTTCATCGACAAGAAACTCTACCCGAACGTCGATTTCTACTCGGGCATCATCCTCGAGGCGATGGGCTTCCCCACGTCGATGTTCACGCCGATCTTTGCGCTGTCGCGCGCGGTGGGCTGGATCGCCCAGTGGAAAGAGATGATCTCCGACCCGGAACTGAAGATCGGCCGCCCGCGCCAGCTCTACACCGGCGCGCCGCGCCGCGATTACCAGGACGTCGAATCGCGCTGA